The following coding sequences lie in one Paenibacillus durus ATCC 35681 genomic window:
- a CDS encoding chorismate mutase, translating into MKSCGSIEEVRANIDRLDRQIVALLCERHLYVNEAAAFKKDADAVKAPQRVEQLIEKVRTTAAEHGGDPNVIEQIYRGIVSTFIEHELRLHRDMANEKGAQPQAD; encoded by the coding sequence ATGAAATCTTGCGGAAGCATCGAAGAGGTAAGGGCCAATATCGACAGGCTGGATCGGCAGATTGTGGCGCTGCTGTGCGAAAGACATCTGTACGTAAATGAAGCGGCCGCGTTCAAAAAGGACGCCGACGCCGTCAAAGCTCCGCAGCGTGTGGAGCAGTTAATTGAAAAGGTGCGGACAACAGCTGCGGAGCATGGCGGCGATCCAAATGTCATCGAGCAAATCTATCGCGGCATTGTATCAACATTTATAGAGCATGAACTGCGGCTTCATCGTGACATGGCGAATGAAAAGGGCGCTCAACCGCAGGCGGATTGA
- a CDS encoding glycosyltransferase family 2 protein gives MTNKTVSIHIVTYNSEEDIIDCLEAGFRQDYPIEKIIIVDNASSDHTVERIQSRYKVAIEFGLTEKPASGVTHTHTETPATRTEHPLFPLYLLQNKSNTGFTPAHNQAIAVSDADYVLVLNPDVTLAPDYVSRLVARMEADPGIGSATGKLLFKVDPGTVDSTGLRMNKARRAFDRGAGEPAENWLESGEVFGVSGAAAMYSRRMIEEISVNGEFFDADFFAYKEDVDVAWRARLLGWKAYYDADAIGYHERGWKALGRSGKPLFIRRISYINRYKMIFKNEPVRTMLRTVLLSLPYEIAAHGYMLLKEPGLFKAWGSFFAEWGSLRKKRKWVQDRAKREKGRDR, from the coding sequence ATGACCAACAAAACCGTAAGTATACATATCGTAACCTACAACAGCGAAGAGGATATTATCGATTGTCTGGAAGCCGGGTTCCGGCAGGATTATCCGATAGAAAAAATCATCATAGTGGATAACGCTTCAAGTGACCATACGGTGGAGCGGATTCAATCGAGGTACAAAGTTGCTATTGAATTCGGATTAACCGAAAAGCCGGCGTCGGGCGTTACTCATACTCATACGGAAACTCCAGCTACCCGAACTGAACACCCATTATTCCCTCTCTACCTCCTGCAAAATAAATCCAATACCGGCTTCACCCCCGCCCACAATCAGGCGATTGCCGTGAGCGATGCCGATTACGTGCTGGTGCTGAATCCCGATGTTACGCTGGCGCCGGATTATGTGTCCAGGCTGGTTGCGCGGATGGAAGCCGATCCCGGAATCGGCAGTGCCACCGGAAAGCTGCTATTCAAGGTGGACCCGGGGACGGTGGACAGTACGGGGCTGCGGATGAATAAGGCGCGCAGGGCTTTTGACCGGGGAGCAGGGGAGCCGGCGGAGAATTGGCTGGAGTCGGGCGAGGTGTTCGGCGTATCGGGCGCGGCGGCGATGTATTCACGGCGGATGATTGAGGAGATCAGCGTGAACGGGGAGTTTTTTGACGCGGATTTTTTTGCCTATAAGGAAGATGTTGATGTGGCGTGGCGGGCGCGGCTGCTGGGCTGGAAAGCGTATTACGACGCGGATGCGATAGGGTACCATGAACGGGGCTGGAAAGCATTGGGCCGCAGCGGGAAGCCCCTGTTTATCCGGAGAATCTCTTACATTAACCGGTATAAGATGATTTTTAAAAATGAGCCGGTCCGGACCATGCTCCGAACGGTTCTATTGTCTCTCCCTTACGAAATCGCCGCTCACGGATATATGCTGCTGAAGGAGCCGGGTTTGTTCAAGGCTTGGGGGAGTTTTTTTGCGGAATGGGGTTCACTGAGAAAGAAAAGAAAATGGGTTCAGGACAGAGCGAAGCGTGAGAAAGGAAGAGACCGATGA